AGATTTCCTGGTAGAAAAAAAGGCCAACGACACAATCGCCATAAATTCTAACTGAGATGTTTATTTTCTGCAGATGTTGAATATGAACTTCACGAAATAAATGTGGGTTTTCATCAGACCAATACCAACAGTTATGACGATTAACAGTACCGTTCAGGAAAAACGAACACTCATTTGAGAAGCAaatgttgaataaaaaattcggGTTATTTGTTATCCGTTCACTAATTGTTTCGCAAAATTCTAAACGCCTATCAAAATCATCTTCACTTAATTCTTGCGCAAGATGAATTTTATACGGGTGAAATTTATAGGCtttcaaaattctttggaTGCTCGTACGGAAGATGCTAGAAACTGCTTGTAATTGCCTGATACTTAACGTAGGGTCAATATTAACTTGGCCCAAAACAGCAACTTCCATTGCTTCGTTTTCCACTATTTTATTTGCAGCGACTCGTTTCTGATTTGTTACCGATCCTGTTTCCTTAAATTTGGCTACTAGTTCAATTACGAACTTCTGGTTAACATGCTTATCTCGATGTAGGTCATTAAATAACTGCACTGTAATATTAACGCACCTaccattttcataataaaattcaattatcgACACTCGTTCTGTAGTTGAATaaaccattttgaacaaaaaaaaattacttttaagtcGAAATAGTCAAAGACCAATTCGTATGAGGTactaaatgcaaataaattgaacataaataattcatcATATCCCCTTTCAAAGGGaggtaaaaaattactttgtttatttttgttagaaGTATGGGATTCTATAGCAGAAATAACTACTAAAAtttcactaataaaattttaaacaagacACTTATAAATGATAATGATTTTAAGACTTTAAcgtgtaaaataaatctttctttaaaaaatatcaaagtagATTGTAGatgcattttattaagtaataaaaaaaaactaacattAAATGCTTCTTTGCATCAAGTTGGTTCAagagtgatttaaaaaaacacataaagcACTTCTTACATAAAAGTCGTGCCAGCTACAAAAATGACAAAAGCGTTACATTCGTTCATTGATCGATTTCTTATTAACAtgatttctcgaaaactactgcatcaaattcaaaaaagttgaTAGCGTTGAAAAGAGCATTCGAtaatctttaaaatgaggcaTCACTTGACTCCTAATCCCATTTAAGGTTTAAGGGTTGCACCTTCCCCCATCAAAGGGTTGAAAGTGGCAAGGTTGCCAATGGACGCAAAAGATTTCCCCctcgaaataaaaatcgacgggtctcagcgattttttttttgagtggtaaatataataaatttgccttgtttcgttttcattagCCCATCCTGTATAAGGTACCTCAATTTTAACGGAATAAAggatttcttcaaaattcctAATGAACGTGAATTGCTTAGTGaagattttatttacaaaaatcgaaaattccataaagaaattaggctttattttaatcttgttTATCGACTTTTCGGTATGAGAAGCTCTTCGAAATCCAGCCCTTTTGATACggaatatacagggcgtttcaaAAGTACGGGCAGCTACTTCAGGGATGTATTCTATACATTAATATAAgataaaagttcaaatattttttttctaaatcatttCCTAAGAAAATTATGACGATTTAAAGATGGTGCCGGTAAAGTGGTTTTTTGACCGTAATTGGTGAATGGGAAGTCACaaagtgttgaaatttggtaGGTAGCCATAAAATTGGGTTTTAAAAAcgaatatataaaataaaataaaaataaaagaaaaggaaaaagtattattttaataacataattaacaaaattgatgaaaaattagaaaggTAAAAAACCACAGAACATgtttaaaatggtttcttcTTGCCTCAATACACTTTTCTGAGCGTTTATTAAGAAATCTTCTCATTCGTTTGTAAATACCCGGTATGTTACGAATCTGATTAAATCCATTTTCAATTCGTACGTGAAGGTTGTTAATATCGTAAATAGTGTTGAGTAgacaatttgttttatatgaCTCCATAGTTAAAAATCCAAAGGATTAAGATCCGGTGATCTAGCTGGCCAAGATACCGGACTTCTTCGACCTATCTATCGAtgttcataattttcattatatgcAACAGTTATGGAAAAATGTGCAGGTACACCGTCGTGCATTATCTACATTAGCTCTCTTGTcattaaaggaatattttcaagtaaaataagtaattctctttctaaaaaatttgagTACACTGCACCTGTTAGTCTTGAAGGTAAAAAAAAGTCCAATAATAAACTTTCCAATTATTCCTGCCCATATGTTGAGGGAAAAATTTTACTGATATCTCTACTGAACAATGGCATGAGAATTTTGAACTTGCTACTGATGCATGTTATGGAAGTTAATGATTTCGTTTGTCGTAAAACCTGCTTCATTAGTAAAAAGTATTTCggaaagaaaatttagaaagctACGATTTTTTGCAATAGCCAAGTGCAAAATGCTCTTCTTGAGCCATAATCACCAGTAAGCAGATCTTGAACTCTTTGATAATGATAGgagtataaataattaaaattcaaaatttgccaAATAGTTGTGTGGTTTACTCCCCCCTCTAAAGTAAATTGTCTAGTGCTAAGACGTGGATCTTCTTAAATCCATTAAAGAACACTCTCTTCTAAATCAACAGTTCTTGTCGTAGGTCTACCAACTCCATCTTCTGTTGAACGAAACATCCTGTTTCACATAACCGGGCATggattttctgaaataatttttctcccCAGCAATCTCTATTAAGAAAACGTTCAGCATACAGCCGTCTTGCTTCGGCGCGATTACTATTTGCAACACCGTACATTAAATGCATGTCTGCCAATTCTTGATTTGAGCGGACAATTTTCTTATCAAGTAGCTataaaagttgtttaaaaCTATCTAATTCACTATTATGCAGTAATAGATCGTTCACTGACAAGCATcattaacttaataaataataatggttAATGTATGTTAGCGCACCTGCACActttttcagagaaaaataaacaacaacaacaacaatacCAAAACAATAACAACATACCAGATACAACATATTTTATCAACACCATCTTTAAATCGTCATAACTTTCTTAGAAAATGATttagccaaaaaaaaaaatttgaacttttatcTTATATTAATGTATAGAATATGCCCCTGAAGTAGCAGCCCGTACTTTTAAAACACCCTGCATACAGGAAGGTGAAAATTTCGATACTCTGTATTGGTATCTTGGAAACTGCAAAAGGTACGAGtttggttaaattagagaaaatgtgTCAAACTTGGGGCTTAGTCAATATTCCGAAACAGTGTTGCtaatttcttcttattttccgagatattggtaaaaatattaaaaattccaaaatttaattttcaaaataaatcgaaaactaaagattaaaaaaaaaaaagtttcatataaaaattttacagttttctgGTCTCTTGATGTGTGTgactttctaaattttatagttttatattttaatttatattttatattttatatatgtatatttttttatttttatagtaggcatagttttcaaaataataggcctaacttttttttttttaatgcggatctggataattttttgcatattttgaaagtgGACATTAAGGGCTTTTCTATGATATATCACATGATAACATTTTCTAgcgttttgtttatttgtaataaaattctgttcacatttataaaaaaaactctgaGGATGGTCTCTTTTAAACAAAACGCTAGAAAATGTTATCATGTGATATATCGTTGAAAAACCCCTAATGAGCATTtccaaaatatgcaaaaatttatccaggtccgcatttaaaaaaataaagatagggccattattttgaaaactaggctaactataaaatttagaaagtcACACATATCAAGAGAccagaaaattgtaaaatttttatatgaaacatttttttgaaaaatctttagttttcgatttattttgaaaattaaatttcggcatttttcaaatttttaccaatatctcagaaaataagaataaattagCAACACTGTTTCCGAATATTCACTAAGCTCCAAGTTTGACACATTTACTCTAAGTTAACCAAACTCGTACCTTTTGCGGTTTCCAAGATACCAATACTGAgcatcgaaattttcatcaccctgtataatattgtCTAAGGAATATCAGTTCCTATTGGATCTCATTTAATGACATTCAACTCCTTtccctttaaatttagaatggATTGAGTAATGTTGATTCTTAAAGAACATAGATCCCCTTCGAAATCATCTTTAAAGGTGCATTATTgacaaatttcataaagaatttgaatttttccgcacgtaaaatatcattttctgTGCCTTTTGCTTGCTGACTTGGCCTTTAGCATACATAGCACATATGCCAAACATTTAATACAATCTTCATTTAAAGGTACCACTTACAGAATTTGATGTATAAGAATATAATCATCTCGATTGGTTTCTAATGTGGCAATAATATTCGTATACTgggtgtaacatttaaattgagaTATTGCAATATCTCAAATAATAAGTGctctatgaaaaaaatgtctattatgaaagtttaattattccaCCAGGAAAATACATTGATAGTAAAATTAGTGTCCCTCTGCCCCTCCTTGTGTGGGATAAggagtaattttaattttttaaacagcATCCCttactttttattgcagattcgAATTCTACGGCAAAAAACACGTAGAATTTgtctagaacatttttttcgattcacgACAGATGGCGTTATAAtcaacgaaatttaattttcctttcgcTTATGGTTTACCGAAACGTTTGATGAaatctgtttaaaaaaaatcttattctCACACGTTGTTGggggtaaataaaaataacacatttttatttttttatattttttatttaaacgtataaaaaaaagaaataacttgAAGAAACAAATCATTTTAACTCACTTAGATTTATTTCGGTattatatatagggtgtaatttaaatgatgtcattaattttaaggagtgattccttgtcgtattttacgtaaaaatgttcatataaaaatgTGTCCTAACTTGCatcattttcgaaatacatGGTGTCAaaggttaattaaaaaatcgattttttattaattattcaaaaagctAGCGCCGATTTTGGTGAAACTTGTCATGTTTGTTACCATTAATAAGAGGCTACGTTTGAtgttattacatttaaataacaattccAGTGGCGTCGCAAACGATTGCCTGATTGATATTTATGGTGTGATCATTATATGCTACcgttttttctgaatttgatataaataaaaacttacttgagtttaaaatatcatcaaaaatattacttcgatatttttatttttcccaaaaattaaacgagttacaaaaaaagacaaaggacaagaaagttttatttttaattgtttaatctgatacaaatatcaaattcagaaaaaacgGTGTATAATAATCACACCATAAATATCAATCAGACAATCATTTGCGACGCCACTggaattgttatttaaaatgtaataacatCAAACGTAGCCTCTTATTAATGGTAACAAACATGACAAGTTTCACCAAAATCGGCGCTagctttttgaataattaataaaaaatcgattttttaattaaccttTGACACCTTGTGTCTCGAAAATGATGCAAGTTAAGAcacatgtttatatgaacattttttcataaagtaTGACAAGGAATTACTCCTTAAAACTAATGATATCACTTAAGTTGCACCCTATATAATACCGAGATAAATCTAAGTGAGTAAAATTAGTTGTTTCTTTAAgctatttcctttttatacgtttaaataaaaaatttaaacaaataaaaatgtgttctttttatttatcacCAACAACGCgtgagaataaaatttttttaaagtagatttcatcaaatatttcagtaaatCATAAgcgaaaggaaaattaaatttcgttgaTTACAACGCCATCTGTcgtgaatcgaaaaaaatgttctagacAAATTTTACGTGTCTTTTTCCGTAGAATTcgaatctgcaataaaaagtaGGGGATGCtgtttaagaaattaaagttaCTTCTTATCCCCCACAAGGAGGGGCAAAGGGACACTAATTTTAGTATCAATGTATTTTCGCCGcggaataattaaactttcataatacacatttttttcatagagCACTTATTATTCGAGATATTGCAGTGTTtcaagttaaatgttacacccgGTATTCATACATTTTGATTCGTGGTATTTGGTAATTAGAACAGTGAATGGCTGCgatttgcattattttcaataatttttaatacaatacgctttaaacttaattatacACTTAATTGTGTTAAGTCATGGATAATTGCGTTTTCTGTTAGGCGACAGTGAAACCGAAGCTGTAGTTAAGCCTAGGTACATTCAGTTAAACGCACCAAATCGAAGAAAATGGATCAGCCCCTGTCGAAAAAACGGGAAATCAATTGGATGAAGGTTCTCTTCCAGTTGCAACTTAATTCCTCTGGCATATTCACTATTGGATATCTAATTAGATATGGATGTATGTACCGAACGTTCTTCTTCGGTAAGtactttttgttaaaataaaaataatcaaagctataacaaaaaatgtatgataTTTAGCCATTCTCTTAATCGCGCTTGGAGTGATAGGCCAGTTTGCAGGGGCTCACAGATTATGGGCCCATCGTTCCTATAAAGCATCCTCaggattaaaaatatttctcatgATTTGTCAAACATTAGTGGGACATGTGAGTATAACATTCATTCCATTAgtgaattttctttgaaatttgagAATATTCAGTTTCATATATGCTAATTTAGTTATCAATGATTCTATACCTTtagcaaaaacattttaaaaaaaattatctggtATCCTCCTCTTCCTCCTTCACCCTAAAAAAACAATAGCGGTAGTATTTCAAAAGTATGTTATGGCGTCATTCAATTTATCATTCTCCATATAATCATTAAAACTGACCACAGAATAAAGATCTTTATATACGTAACACCCcatattactttatttaatacCTACACAGAGTGTTTTAGTTAGCTTGGAACTAATTAACATCAAGCACATTccgatgattttttttcgtttttaggACGCTCTGTATAATTCTCACGTTTCATCTGTTGTGAAACGTCACATGTTATTCCAGTGTTCTGTTGGGCATACATGTTATTATTCCCAAGTGATCTACgttcttaattattttgcattgtTATTTCGTTGCATATTAACGGATTTCCCATTTATCTGATAAATAATTCAGGGGACGTTTTAAAAGTCAGATTTACACTTATTTCCAATTTGGATTTAGACTTATACGTGGATAAAATACTTACAAGCTCAACGCGTAGAATTAAGGATTTTGTTTATTACAGGGTTGCTTAGTTTCAACGCAAGAGAAACTAAGTAgatagtaaacattttttcaattcttagATTATAGAAACTCAGCCATTAGATGGGCTTTAGAGATGAATGTAAACCCAACTCAAGTAGTTCTGAATTGGCTGCTTTCAAGATTTTAAAAGtggtaattttttgtaaagttatatcttgaaaactggtaaagataaaaatattttctgcaCCTATTTCAATGCcggtatacaaggtgtttcattTCAAGTGAGACaagcaattatttcaaaaactcattttcaaatcaaaaaatgtttggaataAACATTGTTGTCAAGGGGAAAACCTAACGcgcataataaaatttttattcaaggtCATTTGGAGAGCATTTCAAAGGcagctaaattttttaaaatggaacattcaattttatttagatttttgaagaacttaaaaaaataagaaatttttgctaagaaagtttttttctaaaacctcTTTTTACGGtgatattaacaaaaattaaagtaaatcatttaaaatgaaaaatgctttaaattgtaaaaaataattaataatttattaaaaataaaacataacaaaatCTTCTTACAAGCCAAATTAATCATCAATccatcaaatgttcaaaatgttgacctTCCACatcgaaacatttttgaagtcTCATAGTAGACGATCTCGTAATGTTTCCAAGCATTCGTTCGTAACATTTCTTCTGTGATTAATTCACAAGCTGTTCTGGTGCGGTTTTTCACATTGTCCGAAGTCGTTGGAACTTGAACGTacgctttttttaaaaatagtcccaaagaaaaaagtctaatGGTGTTAAGTTGGGTGATCTGAGTGGCCAGTTCACCAGACTATTACGTCCGATCCATTTTTCCGGGAAGTTCTCGTGCAAGAATCTTCTTGCCACACGAGAAAAATGAACTGGATATCCATCATGCTGATATTATAACGCAACTCGTTGCTCAAGACTAAGTTCTTTCAACAAAACCGGTAGATCATTTAAAAGAAAGGTCCGATATTTATCCCCATTTAAATtgtcttcaataaaatatagtcctattattttattaccgACAATACCGCACCAGGCATTAACGGACCAAGGTCTTTGACGTTTCACATCTCGTATCCCGTGAGGATTTTCAAGGGAGCAATAGTGCATATTATATCAATTTACTTGACCATGATTGATGAACGAGGGTTCAACCGAAAAAAGcatattgaagaaaaaattctcaattaattttaatttttcctttaccCAATTACAAAATTGCCACATGATTATTTTCATTGGTAACCATTCTCGCCCGGTTTTTTTATTCTCCTCCACATGactattttcaagaaatttattaattatccaATAAAAAGTTGTACGGCTAGATAATCTTTGATCAGGGAACCTTTGCACGTAAAGTTTACGAGCTTCATGAACGTTTTGATGGCTTTCACGGTAACCTAACACCATTTGAATTTTCTCTTCTTTAGAAAAGCGtaccattttaattttggttcgaaatttttcacaaaaatctaACGATGAAATTACTTGAAGtatcaactttatttgaaaacttcaaaGAAGTATCAGATATTTGTGTTTATAAATATGAATACgggttaaaaaataaattgtgtttatttattttgtgtttcAAGATATGAATGGAAATATATACTTTGTttcatttacaataaaaattcaaaaatgtctcGATGTGGAaggtcaacattttgaacatttgatggGTTGACAATTCATTTGATTTATAAGatcttgtattttattttcaataaattattaattattttttacaatttaaagcatatttaattttaaatgacttactttaatgtttattaatattatcgtacaaaaaagttttacaaaaaatctttcttagcaaaagtttcttatttttctaatgtcttcaaaaatctaaaaaaaattggatgttccaatttaaaaaatgtagctGCCCTGGAAATGCTCTCCAAATAAccttgaataaaaatgttgttatgtGCATTAGATCTCCCCCTTGACAACAAACAGTGTTTATTCGAAACAttgtttgatttgaaaattagtttttgagataattgctTGTCttactttaaatgaaacaccctgtatatttgaacACATTTGAAAccgtaaataatttatttatttttaacgtttttgttTAAGATGGATGTGCTATATGTTTTTGTGAACAAGTTTACTccaaattttgtattatacTTGTATTTAGCATCAAATGTCGCATTTGTATTATTAGAATTAACATCATCTTTATTATTTGGttcaaagtaaaaattgagaaaatgtcgaattttttaattcagtttttatcgtttttaatGCGGCAACCACCGTCATAGGGATAGtcttaatttaataatgtggAATTTATTGATAAAGTGGCTACTAAATAAAACTATTGCCTAGAAACGTTcgaatatataaaataattagtatTACTAACAATAAGGCTTATAGGTAGCTACATCTACAAAATACTTTAAAGTAGATCtgaaaatcctaaaaaattgCCATGTAACTTTGATCATTTGAATTTCATAGCGTAATactaaaattgtattttttgtaatttggaATCGAACAAAATTCGAAAAAGTGTTCAAAGTGACGTTTTTCATCTATCATTTCCGTTGGAAATTTTCTAACCCTCAACCTGCGTCCGCCCCGAaatactttctttttttaatgtaaccTACCacaaatttagtatttcacTCTCAGCATCAAACAAGATCACTAATTGCTTTTTTCTAGGGCACCATTTACGACTGGGTTGTTTGGCACCGACTGCACCATAAACACTTCAAAACCGACTTGGACCCATATAACAATAAGAACGGGTTTTTCTACTCTCATTTCGTTAGCTTAATGAAGGACTTGAGTCCCGCCCAAATCGAAGCCATTAAAGAATTAGATGTCTCAGATCTAGAAAACGATAAATTGGTAATGTTCCAGAAAAAGTAAGTGATCTTTTCTGTTACTTTTCtgtttacttattattattatttaaaggTGGAGCATTTTTCTATATGTCCTGCTGGTACTTCTTCTACCAATAAATGCTCCATGTGAATACTGGGGAGAATACATTGTAACGTCGTTTATGGTAATTGGTTGGTTAAGATATGTGTTGACTCTTCACTTCACTTCGTTGATTCATAGTGCTATAACCATATGGGACTTAAAACCTGGAGAAAAGTAagatatttacatatatacgGGGTAATTCAGAATACAGTGGATGCTGAAAAAGTGCGTTGCAGGATTTTCTTCGGGTGTTGTCTAGGACTTCGGCCATTATCTTGATGTATAGTCTTTACTATCTGCTAAaggtttttaatatattttagtatATTTCTCTAATTCTAAAAGAAATGGAAATGAACAAGAACCTGCTATATAATTGCATAATTACTTAccatttctaaaaatatcttgataaaatacaattttttttcaacaaactaGGTATAAATacacaattattttaaacctAAACTGAACTAATGTGAACTAATCTTTTTTGGTGCCTGAGGaaatgaaaatctttaaaaaatacccGGCTGTTGATGTACCCGCTGCATATGGCCCAATGTTAACAGCAAGTAATGTGGAATTTGATTTGATGTATCTTCTCCTTTCCGCTAAACCATCCTCTCTCTTCTACCCGATTCCGGAACTGCCTTGTCAGTATTATTCCGAGGCACCACAAAGTACACACTACTTTTATTCCCTTTCTTCTTCCTTTCTTCCATGGCTTTCCTTCCCATAATGTCCTTCATTATATGTAGTTTTGAACTCCGTCCATTTCCTGTCATTCTCCGTCAGTTTTTTCTCTATTGTTTCACGCTCTAGTATCAATCCATTCACGATTGCTTTATCTTGCTTCACTTTCCATTCGGGACGCACCAACAAAGTATGCTCTGGACTGCTTCAACTCTCTCCTGGCAGAACCAGCAGAGACTTTCGCTTTCAACGTTTACTcgattcaaatatttatcaaaagcTCCATGTCCTGTAAATATCTGTGTCAGTCTATAATTGTACAGTATCCATTCTACTTTATATCATTCATTTAAGCTTGGCA
The DNA window shown above is from Euwallacea similis isolate ESF13 chromosome 2, ESF131.1, whole genome shotgun sequence and carries:
- the LOC136419254 gene encoding acyl-CoA Delta-9 desaturase, translated to MDQPLSKKREINWMKVLFQLQLNSSGIFTIGYLIRYGCMYRTFFFAILLIALGVIGQFAGAHRLWAHRSYKASSGLKIFLMICQTLVGHGTIYDWVVWHRLHHKHFKTDLDPYNNKNGFFYSHFVSLMKDLSPAQIEAIKELDVSDLENDKLVMFQKKWSIFLYVLLVLLLPINAPCEYWGEYIVTSFMVIGWLRYVLTLHFTSLIHSAITIWDLKPGEKYPADTNLVFLITKTYWISYHYLAPWDCQTSEFGKYGTDCITKFIKVCEALGYASDLKTLDNSSVRAALAKSISENINIDKCLAEYEDIDKVKTVSQVVPKLCC